In one Pseudomonas sp. R84 genomic region, the following are encoded:
- a CDS encoding zinc-binding dehydrogenase, with protein sequence MKALQGVDGQVAWVEEPSPTCDVGQVRIRVAAAGLNRADLLQKAGLYPPPPGASQVLGLECSGVISEVGAGSAWQVGDRVCALLAGGGMAEEVVVDGRHVLPVPEGVSLIEAAALPEVYATVWLNVFQLAALTPGEKILLHAGASGIGSAAIQLCKAFGNPCWVSVGSAERLAYCEALGAQGGVVRTDDLESLRDFGPFNVILDPVGGSYSALNLKLMALDGRWVLIGLMGGREANLDLAQVLAKRVQLLGSTLRSRDDQFKADLLSDLGQQVWPLFAEGRLSPRLAKAFPVKDAEAAFAELASNTVSGKLVLVIDESLS encoded by the coding sequence GTGAAGGCATTGCAAGGCGTTGACGGTCAAGTGGCATGGGTTGAGGAGCCGAGTCCTACGTGCGATGTAGGACAAGTCCGCATTCGAGTGGCGGCAGCCGGCCTCAATCGCGCCGATTTATTACAGAAAGCAGGGCTCTATCCGCCACCACCAGGGGCCAGCCAGGTACTCGGTCTTGAGTGTTCCGGGGTGATCAGCGAGGTCGGCGCGGGCAGTGCCTGGCAAGTTGGCGATCGGGTTTGCGCCTTACTGGCCGGGGGGGGCATGGCCGAGGAGGTGGTCGTCGACGGGCGGCACGTGCTGCCGGTTCCCGAAGGCGTCTCGCTGATTGAGGCCGCGGCATTGCCCGAGGTTTATGCAACAGTCTGGCTGAATGTGTTTCAACTTGCGGCGCTCACACCGGGTGAGAAAATTCTCTTGCACGCCGGCGCAAGTGGAATCGGTTCAGCCGCCATTCAGTTGTGCAAGGCGTTTGGCAATCCCTGCTGGGTCAGCGTCGGTTCGGCCGAGCGTCTGGCTTATTGCGAGGCGCTGGGCGCGCAGGGCGGAGTGGTGCGCACCGATGATCTGGAGAGCCTGCGTGATTTCGGACCGTTCAATGTCATTCTCGACCCGGTCGGCGGTAGTTATTCGGCGTTGAACCTCAAGCTGATGGCGCTGGATGGGCGTTGGGTGTTGATCGGTTTGATGGGCGGCCGTGAGGCGAATCTGGATCTGGCGCAGGTATTGGCCAAGCGTGTGCAGTTGCTCGGCTCGACGTTGCGTAGTCGTGACGATCAGTTCAAGGCGGATCTGTTGAGTGATCTGGGCCAGCAGGTGTGGCCGCTGTTTGCTGAGGGGCGATTGAGTCCACGGTTGGCCAAGGCGTTCCCGGTGAAGGATGCTGAAGCGGCTTTTGCCGAGTTGGCGAGTAATACCGTTTCTGGAAAATTGGTATTGGTGATTGACGAAAGTCTGAGCTGA
- a CDS encoding carboxy terminal-processing peptidase → MKHLLPSTALALFIGIGLLPVSGNTFAANSWDKLQPDRDEVIASLNVVELLKRHHYSKPPLDDARSVIIYDSYLKLLDPSRSYFMASDISEFDKWKTQFDDFLKSGDLNAGFTIYKRYLDRVKSRLDFALAELNKGVDKMDFTTRETLLIDRKDAPWLKSTAELDDLWRKRVKDEVLRMKIAGKEPKQIQETLTKRYKNQLARLDQTRPEDIFQAYINTFAMSYDPHTNYLSPDNAENFDINMSLSLEGIGAVLQSDNDQVKVVRLVPAGPADKTKQVAPADKIIGVAQGNKEMVDVVGWRLDEVVKLIRGPKGTVVRLEVIPASNAPNDQTTKIVPITREAVKLEDQAVKKSVLNLKQDGKDYKLGVIEIPAFYLDFKAFRAGDPDYKSTTRDVKKLLTELQKDKVDGVVIDLRNNGGGSLQEATELTSLFIDKGPTVLVRNADGRVDVLEDENPGAFYKGPMALLVNRLSASASEIFAGAMQDYHRALIIGGQTFGKGTVQTIQPLNHGELKLTLAKFYRVSGQSTQHQGVLPDIDYPSLIDTKEIGESALPEAMPWDTIRAAIKPAADPFKPFLAQLKSEHDTRTAKDAEFVFIRDKLALAQKLMEEKTVSLNEAERRAQHNDIDAKQLTMENIRRKAKGEEPLKELKKEDEDALAAADPDKVKPEDDAYLSETGRVLLDYLKLSNQVAKK, encoded by the coding sequence ATGAAGCATTTGCTCCCCAGCACCGCCCTCGCTCTTTTCATCGGTATCGGTTTGTTGCCGGTGTCGGGCAATACATTCGCAGCCAACAGCTGGGACAAATTGCAGCCTGATCGCGATGAAGTCATCGCCAGCCTGAACGTCGTCGAGTTGCTCAAGCGTCACCACTACAGCAAGCCGCCGCTCGACGATGCGCGCTCGGTGATCATCTACGACAGCTACCTCAAGCTGCTGGATCCGTCGCGCAGCTACTTCATGGCCAGCGACATCAGCGAATTCGACAAGTGGAAGACCCAGTTCGACGACTTCCTCAAAAGCGGCGACCTCAACGCCGGCTTCACCATCTACAAGCGCTATCTGGACCGCGTCAAGTCGCGGCTGGACTTCGCCCTTGCCGAGCTGAACAAAGGCGTCGACAAGATGGACTTCACCACCAGGGAAACCTTGCTGATCGATCGCAAGGACGCTCCTTGGCTCAAATCCACCGCTGAACTCGACGACCTGTGGCGCAAACGCGTCAAGGACGAAGTGCTGCGGATGAAGATCGCCGGCAAAGAGCCGAAGCAGATCCAGGAAACCCTGACCAAGCGCTACAAGAACCAGTTGGCGCGCCTGGACCAGACCCGTCCGGAAGACATCTTCCAGGCGTACATCAACACCTTCGCCATGTCTTACGATCCGCACACCAACTATCTGTCGCCGGATAACGCGGAAAACTTCGACATCAACATGAGCCTGTCCCTTGAGGGCATCGGTGCCGTGTTGCAGAGCGACAACGACCAGGTGAAAGTCGTGCGTCTGGTGCCGGCAGGCCCGGCCGACAAGACCAAGCAAGTTGCACCGGCTGACAAGATCATCGGCGTTGCCCAAGGCAACAAGGAAATGGTCGACGTGGTCGGCTGGCGTCTGGACGAAGTGGTCAAACTGATCCGTGGCCCGAAAGGCACCGTGGTGCGTCTGGAAGTGATTCCGGCGAGCAATGCGCCGAATGACCAGACCACCAAGATCGTGCCGATCACCCGTGAAGCGGTGAAGCTCGAAGACCAGGCCGTGAAGAAGTCCGTGCTCAACCTGAAACAGGACGGCAAGGACTACAAACTCGGTGTGATCGAGATTCCAGCCTTCTACCTCGACTTCAAGGCGTTCCGTGCCGGTGATCCGGACTACAAGAGCACCACCCGTGACGTCAAGAAACTGCTCACCGAGTTGCAGAAAGACAAAGTCGACGGCGTGGTCATCGACCTGCGCAACAATGGCGGCGGTTCCCTGCAGGAAGCCACCGAGCTGACCAGTCTGTTCATCGACAAAGGCCCGACCGTACTCGTGCGTAATGCCGATGGCCGTGTCGACGTACTCGAAGACGAAAACCCGGGCGCGTTCTACAAAGGTCCGATGGCACTCTTGGTCAACCGCTTGTCCGCCTCGGCTTCGGAGATTTTCGCCGGCGCCATGCAGGACTATCACCGCGCGTTGATCATCGGTGGCCAGACCTTCGGTAAAGGCACGGTGCAGACCATTCAGCCGCTCAACCATGGCGAACTGAAACTGACCCTGGCCAAGTTCTACCGTGTCTCCGGGCAGAGCACCCAGCATCAGGGCGTGCTGCCGGACATCGACTATCCGTCGCTGATCGACACCAAGGAAATCGGCGAGAGCGCACTGCCGGAAGCCATGCCATGGGACACCATCCGCGCGGCAATCAAACCGGCAGCCGATCCGTTCAAGCCGTTCCTGGCTCAGCTCAAGTCCGAGCATGACACGCGCACCGCCAAGGATGCCGAGTTCGTGTTCATCCGTGACAAGCTGGCTCTGGCGCAGAAACTGATGGAAGAAAAAACCGTCAGCCTCAACGAAGCCGAGCGCCGTGCCCAGCACAACGACATCGACGCCAAGCAACTGACGATGGAAAACATCCGTCGCAAAGCCAAAGGCGAAGAGCCGCTTAAAGAGCTGAAGAAAGAAGACGAAGACGCCCTCGCGGCTGCCGACCCGGACAAGGTCAAACCAGAAGACGATGCCTACCTGAGCGAAACCGGGCGCGTGCTGCTGGATTACCTGAAGCTGAGTAATCAGGTGGCCAAGAAGTAA
- a CDS encoding bifunctional diguanylate cyclase/phosphodiesterase: protein MTTTEQLSALSSILTQSGLHSLFQPIISLSERRILGYEALTRGPSNSPLHSPIALFAVARQAGRLSELEIACRQSACRRFNEQQLPGKLFLNVSPESLLEAAHQPGRTLQLLQDFGIPPSQVVIELTEQTPIDDFQLLQTALHHYRAMGFSIALDDLGAGYSSLRLWSELRPDYVKIDRHFIDGIHQDALKREFVGSILQIAKASRAQVIAEGIELPEELAVLTEMGVDLVQGYLLGRPQEHPPRDARALMPKHDSSSVALNDEGSDLSALLNDQPAVPRDTPTATVLEAFRRQANLNSLAVLDEQGQPCGIVHRHSLSDALLKPFATDLFARKPISRLMNDDFLAVEMSQSLQQVSRLITSRARQRIEEDFIITLNGGYLGLGRVIDVLKLITELKIQQARYANPLTLLPGNVPIQQCLTRLLQQGRESVICYVDIDSFKPFNDIYGYGRGDEVLLCLAQCLNERVDPTRDFVGHIGGDDFLLVLGPEDWRKRLNQLLDDFQSQCRRFYRPEHLEAGCFIAPNRQGVRQEFPLLSLSIGVVHLHPEACAQLDASQLAEMASQAKHHAKNVPGYSVHVIDSLTATDIHQSQLIGQR from the coding sequence ATGACCACGACCGAACAGCTGAGTGCCTTGAGCTCGATCCTGACTCAAAGCGGTTTACACAGCCTGTTCCAACCAATCATCTCTCTCTCCGAACGGCGCATTCTCGGCTATGAAGCCCTCACGCGCGGCCCTTCCAACAGCCCTCTTCACTCGCCGATCGCGCTGTTCGCCGTGGCGCGTCAGGCCGGGCGTTTGAGCGAACTGGAAATCGCCTGCCGTCAGAGCGCTTGTCGCCGCTTTAACGAGCAGCAACTGCCGGGCAAACTGTTTCTCAACGTCTCGCCGGAATCCTTGCTTGAAGCCGCGCACCAACCGGGGCGCACGTTGCAGTTGCTGCAGGATTTCGGCATTCCGCCGAGTCAGGTGGTCATCGAACTGACTGAACAAACACCGATCGACGATTTTCAGTTGCTGCAAACCGCCTTGCATCACTATCGAGCGATGGGTTTTTCCATTGCGCTGGATGATCTGGGGGCCGGTTATTCGAGCCTGCGGTTATGGTCAGAACTGCGCCCGGACTACGTGAAGATCGACCGACACTTCATCGACGGCATTCATCAGGATGCGCTGAAGCGCGAGTTTGTCGGCTCGATCCTGCAAATCGCCAAAGCCTCGCGCGCGCAAGTCATCGCCGAAGGTATCGAACTGCCGGAAGAACTCGCGGTGCTGACTGAAATGGGCGTCGATCTGGTGCAGGGTTACTTGCTCGGCCGCCCTCAGGAACACCCTCCGCGCGATGCCCGCGCCTTGATGCCCAAACACGACAGCAGCAGCGTTGCGCTGAACGACGAAGGCAGCGACCTAAGTGCCCTGCTCAACGACCAGCCAGCCGTACCCCGCGACACACCGACCGCCACCGTGCTCGAAGCCTTTCGCCGCCAGGCCAACCTCAACTCACTGGCAGTACTCGACGAACAAGGCCAACCCTGCGGCATCGTCCACCGCCACTCGTTGTCGGATGCCCTGCTCAAACCCTTCGCCACCGACCTGTTCGCACGCAAACCGATCAGCCGTCTGATGAACGATGATTTCCTCGCCGTGGAAATGAGTCAGTCGCTGCAACAGGTCAGCCGCCTGATCACCAGCCGTGCCCGCCAGCGCATCGAAGAGGACTTCATCATTACTCTTAACGGCGGCTACCTGGGTCTTGGCCGGGTGATCGATGTGCTCAAGCTGATCACCGAGCTGAAAATTCAACAGGCTCGTTATGCCAACCCGCTGACCTTGCTGCCGGGTAATGTGCCGATTCAGCAATGCCTGACTCGCCTGCTGCAACAGGGGCGTGAATCCGTCATCTGCTACGTCGACATCGACAGTTTCAAACCCTTCAATGACATCTACGGCTATGGTCGCGGCGACGAAGTCCTTCTGTGCCTGGCGCAATGCCTCAACGAGCGGGTGGACCCGACCCGTGACTTCGTTGGCCATATCGGCGGCGATGACTTCCTCCTCGTTCTCGGCCCGGAAGACTGGCGCAAACGCCTCAATCAACTGCTTGATGACTTTCAGAGCCAATGCCGACGTTTCTATCGCCCCGAACACCTTGAGGCGGGATGTTTTATTGCGCCGAATCGCCAAGGGGTGCGGCAGGAGTTTCCGCTGTTGTCGCTGTCCATTGGAGTGGTGCACCTACACCCCGAGGCCTGCGCACAACTCGACGCCAGTCAACTCGCGGAAATGGCTTCCCAGGCGAAGCATCATGCGAAGAATGTTCCGGGGTATAGCGTGCATGTGATTGATAGTCTCACTGCTACCGACATCCATCAATCGCAGCTGATCGGCCAACGTTAA
- a CDS encoding HAD family hydrolase, which produces MALAIFDLDETLIHGDCATLWSEQMGRLGWVDPESFMRKNNELMDAYSHGKLRMEDYMEFSLEPLIGRTPEEVEHLVGPWVEDFIEPIIFSDATKTIAAHRKAGDRILVISASGTHLVKPIADRLGIDEILGIELEVAHGVYSGHTVGTLTYREGKITRLLEWLDAEEENLEGASFYSDSRNDLPLLLKVDFPHVVNPDPVLLEHAEKSGWPIHLWK; this is translated from the coding sequence ATGGCTTTGGCAATTTTTGATCTGGACGAAACGTTGATCCACGGCGACTGCGCCACCCTCTGGAGCGAACAGATGGGGCGCTTGGGCTGGGTCGATCCCGAGTCGTTCATGCGCAAGAACAACGAGCTGATGGACGCCTACAGCCATGGCAAATTGCGCATGGAAGACTACATGGAATTCAGCCTCGAACCGCTGATCGGCCGCACGCCGGAAGAAGTCGAACATCTGGTAGGCCCGTGGGTGGAAGACTTCATTGAACCGATCATCTTCAGCGATGCCACCAAGACCATCGCCGCCCATCGCAAGGCCGGCGATCGCATTCTGGTGATCTCGGCGTCAGGCACGCACTTGGTCAAACCGATTGCCGATCGACTGGGCATCGATGAAATTCTCGGCATCGAACTGGAAGTCGCGCATGGTGTTTACAGCGGCCACACCGTTGGCACCCTGACCTACCGCGAAGGCAAGATCACCCGTTTGCTGGAATGGCTGGATGCTGAAGAAGAGAACCTGGAGGGTGCGAGCTTCTATTCCGACTCGCGCAATGATTTGCCGCTGTTACTGAAGGTGGACTTTCCGCATGTGGTCAACCCGGACCCGGTGCTGCTTGAGCACGCCGAAAAATCCGGCTGGCCGATCCACCTCTGGAAATGA
- a CDS encoding ABC transporter permease subunit has protein sequence MNSMTRGKWLAALCVVPFALFFIVFEIAPLTWVMISSLQSEEFGWSLANFSKIFSSKFYLQAIQYSLEISFWSSVFGIIIAVIGAYSLRRVDSKLRNFVNAFANMTSNFSGVPLAFAFIILLGFNGSITIMLKQSGIIQDFNLYSKTGLIILYTYFQIPLGVLLLYPAFDALREDWRESAALLGANGWQFWRHIGLPVLTPALLGTFVILLANALGAYATVYALTTGNFNVLPIRIAAMVSGDISLDPNLASALAVVLVALMTIVTVVHQLLLKRSYHVSR, from the coding sequence GTGAACTCAATGACTCGCGGCAAATGGCTGGCAGCCTTGTGCGTGGTGCCCTTCGCGCTGTTCTTTATCGTCTTCGAAATCGCCCCGCTGACCTGGGTGATGATCAGCAGCCTGCAATCGGAAGAGTTCGGCTGGAGCTTGGCCAATTTCAGCAAGATCTTCAGCTCGAAGTTCTATTTGCAGGCGATCCAGTACAGCCTCGAAATCAGTTTCTGGTCGAGCGTGTTCGGCATCATCATTGCCGTAATCGGTGCGTATTCCCTGCGCCGGGTCGATTCGAAACTGCGCAATTTCGTGAATGCCTTCGCCAACATGACCAGCAATTTTTCCGGCGTACCCTTGGCCTTCGCGTTCATCATCCTGCTCGGTTTCAACGGCAGCATCACCATCATGCTCAAGCAGTCGGGGATCATTCAGGACTTTAACCTGTACTCGAAAACCGGCCTGATCATCCTTTACACCTACTTCCAGATTCCGCTTGGTGTGCTGCTGCTCTATCCCGCCTTCGACGCCTTGCGTGAAGACTGGCGCGAGTCGGCCGCGTTGCTCGGCGCCAACGGCTGGCAGTTCTGGCGACACATCGGTTTGCCGGTGCTGACCCCGGCGTTGCTCGGTACATTCGTGATCCTGCTGGCCAACGCCCTCGGCGCCTACGCCACGGTGTATGCGCTGACGACGGGCAACTTCAACGTCCTGCCGATCCGTATTGCAGCGATGGTCTCCGGCGACATTTCCCTCGATCCGAATCTGGCCAGTGCTCTGGCCGTGGTGCTGGTGGCGCTGATGACCATCGTCACCGTCGTGCATCAACTGCTGTTGAAGAGGAGCTACCATGTCTCGCGCTGA
- a CDS encoding ABC transporter ATP-binding protein, which translates to MSYVSVQHLQKNYAGTTVFSDINCEINKGEFVTLLGPSGCGKSTLLRCIAGLTPVDGGKILLDGVDIVPLSPQKRGIGMVFQSYALFPNMTVEQNVAFGLRMQKVNADDSHKRVSEVLKLVELNDFAGRYPHQLSGGQCQRVALARSLVTRPRLLLLDEPLSALDARIRKHLREQIRQIQRELGLTTIFVTHDQEEALTMSDRIFLMNQGKIVQSGDAETLYTAPVDVFAAGFIGNYNLLDADDASKLLQRPINHRIAIRPEAIELSLEGELDAQIRSHSLLGNVIRYRIEARGVELVVDVLNRSAADLHPDGQRLALSIDPTALCEVA; encoded by the coding sequence ATGAGCTATGTCAGCGTCCAACACCTGCAAAAAAATTACGCGGGCACGACCGTGTTCAGCGACATCAACTGCGAGATCAACAAAGGCGAGTTCGTCACCCTGCTCGGCCCGTCCGGCTGCGGCAAGTCGACCCTGCTGCGTTGCATCGCCGGCCTGACGCCGGTGGATGGCGGCAAGATCCTGCTCGATGGCGTCGATATCGTGCCGTTGAGTCCGCAGAAACGCGGGATCGGCATGGTGTTCCAGAGCTACGCGCTGTTCCCCAACATGACCGTCGAGCAGAACGTTGCCTTCGGTTTGCGCATGCAGAAGGTCAACGCCGATGACAGTCATAAACGCGTTTCCGAGGTGTTGAAGCTGGTGGAACTAAACGACTTCGCCGGCCGCTACCCACATCAGCTATCCGGAGGCCAATGCCAACGCGTGGCCCTCGCCCGTTCGCTGGTGACGCGCCCGCGTTTGCTGCTGCTGGATGAGCCGCTGTCGGCTCTTGATGCACGAATTCGTAAACACTTGCGTGAACAGATCCGTCAGATTCAGCGCGAACTCGGCCTGACGACGATTTTCGTCACCCACGATCAGGAGGAAGCGCTGACCATGTCTGATCGGATTTTCCTGATGAATCAGGGAAAAATCGTACAAAGCGGCGATGCCGAAACCCTCTACACCGCCCCCGTCGATGTATTTGCCGCCGGCTTCATCGGCAACTACAACCTGCTCGATGCCGACGACGCCTCGAAGCTGCTGCAGCGCCCGATCAACCACCGCATCGCCATTCGCCCGGAAGCCATCGAACTGAGCCTCGAAGGCGAACTCGACGCGCAGATCCGTAGCCACAGCCTGCTTGGCAACGTGATCCGCTATCGCATCGAAGCCCGCGGCGTGGAACTGGTGGTGGATGTGCTCAACCGCTCGGCCGCCGATCTGCATCCCGACGGTCAGCGTCTGGCGCTTTCCATCGATCCGACGGCCCTGTGTGAAGTAGCTTAA
- a CDS encoding ABC transporter permease — translation MSRAESGPAGLYHRVVVYLLFAILLLPLAGTLVYSIASSWSATILPSGFTFKWYIQLWSDPRFLHAFGQSLLVCVGALVLSVVLILPLLFVVHYHFPKLDALMNILILLPFAVPPVVSSVGLLQLYGSGPMAMVGTPWILIGCYFTVALPFMYRAITNNLQAINLRDLMDAAQLLGASTFQAAFLVVLPNLRKGLMVALLLSFSFLFGEFVFANILVGTRYETLQVYLNNMRNSSGHFTSALVISYFFFVLVLTWIANILNKDKSE, via the coding sequence ATGTCTCGCGCTGAATCCGGCCCGGCCGGCCTCTACCACCGCGTCGTGGTTTATCTGTTGTTCGCGATCCTCTTGCTGCCGCTGGCGGGCACGCTGGTCTACTCGATCGCCAGCAGTTGGTCGGCGACTATTCTGCCCAGCGGTTTCACCTTCAAGTGGTACATCCAGTTGTGGAGCGATCCGCGTTTCCTGCACGCCTTCGGTCAGTCATTGCTGGTGTGCGTCGGTGCGCTGGTACTGTCGGTGGTGCTGATCCTGCCGCTGCTGTTCGTCGTGCATTACCACTTCCCGAAACTCGATGCGCTGATGAACATCCTCATCCTGCTGCCCTTCGCGGTGCCGCCAGTGGTGTCGTCGGTGGGTCTGTTGCAGCTTTACGGTTCCGGGCCGATGGCGATGGTTGGCACGCCGTGGATCCTGATCGGTTGCTACTTCACCGTGGCGTTGCCGTTCATGTACCGGGCAATCACCAACAACCTGCAGGCGATCAACCTGCGCGACCTGATGGACGCCGCGCAACTGCTCGGCGCCAGCACCTTTCAGGCGGCGTTTCTGGTGGTGCTGCCGAACCTGCGCAAAGGCCTGATGGTCGCCTTGCTGCTGTCGTTCTCGTTCCTGTTTGGTGAGTTCGTCTTCGCCAATATTCTGGTCGGCACCCGTTACGAAACCCTGCAGGTGTACCTGAACAACATGCGCAACAGCAGCGGCCACTTCACCAGCGCGCTGGTCATTTCGTATTTCTTTTTCGTGCTGGTCCTGACCTGGATCGCCAACATCTTGAACAAGGACAAAAGCGAATGA